From Catharus ustulatus isolate bCatUst1 chromosome 6, bCatUst1.pri.v2, whole genome shotgun sequence, a single genomic window includes:
- the RD3L gene encoding protein RD3-like, protein MPLFGWMKWSKTDSYKSTRCPGSEVVTKTLLRELKWHLKERERLVQEIENEQKVQKTGMDYNWLKNYQNPQATIPATEQRQLEVLCSQIQPCQTGTVLSRFREVLAENDVLPWEIVYIFKQVLKDFLTTIERENQAEQLVDAWNTNCPEHCPHGDSSNKSDKDEIPTVSSYVDKNTQSMFPTFSHRIWNLPYYYPSS, encoded by the exons ATGCCACTTTTTGGCTGGATGAAATGGTCAAAAACTGATTCCTACAAATCCACAAGATGTCCTGGATCAGAAGTAGTTACAAAAACCCTACTGAGGGAGTTGAAATGGCACCTGAAAGAGCGTGAAAGATTAGTACAAGAGATCGAAAATGAACAAAAAGTCCAGAAAACTGGCATGGATTACAACTGGCTCAAGAACTACCAAAATCCTCAAGCAACAATTCCAGCTACTGAGCAACGGCAGCTTGAAGTTCTGTGTTCTCAAATCCAGCCTTGCCAAACAGGAACTGTTCTCAGCAG ATTTCGGGAAGTTTTGGCAGAAAATGATGTTTTACCCTGGGAAATAGTCTACATATTCAAGCaagttttaaaagattttctCACCACCATTGAGAGAGAAAaccaagcagagcagctggtAGATGCATGGAATACAAATTGCCCTGAACACTGTCCGCATGGTGACAGCTCCAACAAGTCGGACAAAGATGAAATCCCCACTGTTTCAAGTTATGTCgacaaaaacacacaaagcatGTTTCCCACCTTCTCTCACAGAATTTGGAATCTACCCTATTATTATCCATCAAGTTAA
- the ATP5MJ gene encoding ATP synthase subunit ATP5MJ, mitochondrial has protein sequence MVQTMIPKAMRPMKFYFSTVYQEIWVGVALTSYAYYKLSFGRKKSSGNKSSGSGHH, from the exons ATGGTGCAGACCATGATTCCAAAGGCAATGAGACCCATGAAATTCTACTTCTCTACGGTGTATCAAGAAATATGGGTTGGTGTAGCATTAACGAGTTATGCCTACTACAAGCTTTCATTTGGCC gcaaAAAATCATCAGGAAATA AGTCCTCTGGTTCTGGCCATCATTAA